A part of Prolixibacteraceae bacterium genomic DNA contains:
- the glgP gene encoding alpha-glucan family phosphorylase: MENHSLFGANNSMAPIWKKIVIESELFEELSPLKKIASNLWWTWNDDAQDLFEAIDPNLWYECNKNPIVLLQEVSLDRLKELAEDHDFCLQMKKVENRLDRYMEKRKVALGPSISYFSMEFGLHASLKIYSGGLGVLAGDYLKECSDLNVNMKGVGLLYRYGYFTQVINGKGEQNALYEEETFTKIPVKPVYDKNGEWVIVDVDLPNRKVFVRVWEVKVGSISLLLLDTDFEANQDYDRSITHHLYGGDNENRLKQEIVLGIGGIKALQRCEVNSDIYHCNEGHAAFICLERIASYVADEKLTFYQALELVKATNLFTTHTPVPAGHDAFHVDLFRTYFYHYASKLGISYDQLLEYGKAAPNEDHFNMSYLASNMSNNINGVSKLHGDVSKELLAPLYPGYSPEELTNIGFVTNGVHYPTWTNPIWKVIHKKLRGEDKAIDINNYSEAEETNVWNQIYRVHDSEIWQTKLKLKTLLFDDIQRRVKSHTFKGTIDPNLVSSILHKFNPATLTLGFARRFATYKRAHLLFRNIERLNAIVNNPHRPVQLLFAGKAHPADKAGQDLIRFIHEVSQRKEFIGKIIFLENYDMEVAKKLVQGVDVWMNTPTRPLEASGTSGEKAVMNGTLHFSVLDGWWCEGYRPEAGWALAQERSYENQNYQDELDADTIYNIIENEIAPAYYYRDEFDVPHRWVQYIKNSFAEVVPHFTMSRMVNDYNQRYYLPMKGRKDLLEADNRKSMSELVAWKDKILTHWNEIEVINIDLEDGIRNSYIMGHQYTSRVTLDLKGLDTKDINVELVIATLDENPTIVSKDLYQIDTNIDESHFTHYELELNLTKPGTYNYGIRIYPSNPLLANRQDLKLVRWI; this comes from the coding sequence ATGGAAAATCATTCACTTTTTGGAGCTAACAATTCGATGGCTCCAATATGGAAAAAGATAGTTATTGAATCAGAGTTGTTTGAAGAACTTTCACCACTTAAAAAGATTGCGAGTAATCTGTGGTGGACATGGAATGATGACGCTCAAGATCTTTTTGAAGCAATAGATCCAAATTTATGGTATGAATGCAATAAGAATCCTATTGTATTATTACAAGAGGTCTCTTTAGATCGTTTAAAGGAACTTGCGGAAGATCATGATTTCTGCCTTCAGATGAAGAAAGTAGAAAATCGTTTGGATCGTTATATGGAAAAGAGAAAAGTAGCTCTAGGGCCTTCGATCTCTTATTTTAGTATGGAGTTCGGTCTACATGCAAGCCTGAAGATTTATTCAGGTGGTTTAGGTGTATTAGCAGGAGATTATCTGAAGGAGTGTTCAGACTTGAATGTTAATATGAAAGGAGTTGGTTTGCTCTATCGTTATGGCTATTTCACTCAAGTCATTAATGGAAAAGGTGAACAAAATGCGCTTTATGAAGAAGAGACTTTTACTAAGATCCCAGTAAAGCCGGTATATGATAAAAATGGAGAGTGGGTCATTGTTGATGTCGATCTACCCAATAGAAAAGTATTTGTTCGAGTTTGGGAGGTTAAAGTTGGTTCGATATCATTACTTTTATTAGATACTGATTTTGAAGCAAACCAAGACTATGATCGTTCTATAACTCACCATTTATACGGTGGTGATAATGAGAATAGATTGAAACAAGAGATTGTTTTAGGTATTGGTGGTATTAAAGCATTACAGCGTTGTGAGGTAAATTCAGATATCTATCATTGTAATGAAGGTCATGCTGCATTTATCTGCTTAGAAAGAATCGCAAGTTATGTTGCTGATGAAAAATTAACTTTCTATCAAGCATTAGAGCTTGTAAAGGCAACTAACCTATTTACCACTCATACACCTGTCCCAGCAGGGCATGATGCCTTTCATGTCGATCTATTTAGAACATATTTTTATCACTATGCATCAAAGTTAGGCATTAGCTATGATCAACTATTAGAGTATGGTAAAGCAGCTCCTAATGAAGATCATTTTAATATGAGTTATTTGGCATCGAATATGTCTAATAATATCAATGGGGTAAGTAAACTACATGGTGATGTGAGCAAAGAATTGCTTGCGCCATTATACCCTGGCTACAGTCCTGAGGAGTTAACTAATATCGGTTTTGTAACGAATGGAGTACACTATCCTACTTGGACAAATCCAATATGGAAAGTAATTCATAAGAAGCTGAGAGGTGAGGATAAAGCCATTGATATCAATAATTATAGTGAGGCTGAAGAGACGAATGTGTGGAACCAAATTTATAGAGTCCATGATTCTGAGATCTGGCAGACAAAGTTAAAGTTAAAAACGCTATTGTTTGATGATATTCAACGACGAGTTAAAAGCCATACTTTTAAAGGCACGATAGATCCCAATCTTGTTTCAAGCATTTTGCATAAGTTCAATCCAGCGACTCTAACCTTAGGTTTTGCGCGTAGGTTTGCTACGTATAAAAGAGCACATCTTCTCTTTAGAAATATTGAAAGATTAAATGCAATTGTAAATAATCCACATCGTCCAGTACAACTGTTGTTTGCTGGAAAGGCTCACCCCGCAGATAAAGCAGGTCAGGATTTAATTCGTTTTATTCACGAGGTTTCTCAACGTAAGGAGTTTATTGGAAAGATTATCTTCTTAGAGAACTATGATATGGAGGTTGCGAAGAAACTTGTTCAGGGTGTTGATGTTTGGATGAACACACCAACAAGACCTTTAGAGGCATCAGGAACGAGTGGTGAGAAGGCTGTGATGAATGGTACACTCCATTTTTCTGTTCTAGATGGTTGGTGGTGTGAAGGGTATCGTCCAGAGGCTGGATGGGCTTTGGCACAAGAGAGATCATATGAAAATCAGAATTATCAGGATGAATTAGATGCAGATACTATCTATAATATTATAGAGAATGAAATAGCTCCTGCATATTACTATCGTGATGAGTTTGATGTTCCTCACCGTTGGGTTCAGTATATTAAGAATTCGTTTGCTGAAGTTGTTCCTCATTTTACCATGAGCCGTATGGTGAATGACTACAACCAAAGATACTATCTGCCAATGAAAGGTCGTAAAGATTTGCTTGAGGCAGATAATAGAAAGAGTATGTCTGAGCTGGTTGCATGGAAAGATAAGATACTTACTCATTGGAATGAGATCGAAGTGATCAATATCGATTTAGAAGATGGTATACGTAATTCATACATTATGGGTCATCAGTATACTTCTAGAGTAACTTTAGATCTAAAAGGATTAGATACCAAAGATATTAATGTAGAGTTAGTGATTGCCACTTTAGATGAAAATCCTACGATTGTCTCTAAAGACCTTTACCAGATTGATACGAATATTGATGAGAGTCATTTTACTCATTATGAGTTAGAGCTTAATCTCACCAAGCCTGGAACATATAATTATGGAATAAGAATATATCCTTCGAATCCATTGTTAGCCAATAGACAAGATCTGAAGCTAGTGCGCTGGATATAG
- a CDS encoding glycoside hydrolase family 57 protein has protein sequence MKNISLYFQIHHPFHLRKYRFLDIGNDHYYFDDYHNENEIQNVASTVYLPNNERLLSLIEKYKGAFKVAFSISGTTLELFQRYAPIVIDSFKQLANTGCVEFLSGTYAYSLSSIVDEGEFKRQVQQHEALIEELFGQKPRVFCNTDLVYSDEIGEQIASMGFDGVITEGAKHILGWKSPNFVYCNAINPRLKVLMRNYKLSDDLRFKFSNKEWSEYPLTAEKYLSWIEDGDENEEIYNLCFDYDSIGKHNAKESGIYDFINRFVELVVENQSTSFVTPTEILKQLQTVSAVHVPYPISWTDEERDLSSWLGNDLQKEAFNKLYAISALIKKCQDTDVLHIWNALQSSDHLSFMSTKWFSDGQVEWNDNPYESPYDAFINYMNVLNDFKIQLERDCPTKQLEDGIGQLKRMIEEKCD, from the coding sequence ATGAAAAATATTTCACTATACTTCCAGATACATCACCCATTTCACTTAAGAAAGTATCGCTTTCTTGATATTGGTAATGACCACTACTATTTTGATGATTATCATAATGAGAATGAAATACAGAATGTAGCCTCTACTGTATATCTACCTAACAATGAAAGGTTGCTATCACTGATTGAAAAGTATAAAGGAGCTTTTAAAGTTGCTTTCTCTATTTCAGGTACTACATTGGAGCTTTTTCAACGTTATGCTCCGATAGTTATTGACTCATTTAAGCAGTTGGCAAATACTGGGTGTGTTGAGTTTCTTTCTGGAACATATGCTTATTCATTATCGTCCATTGTCGATGAAGGTGAGTTTAAAAGGCAAGTTCAACAGCATGAGGCATTGATAGAAGAGTTATTTGGACAGAAACCAAGAGTGTTTTGTAATACTGATCTTGTGTACTCTGACGAGATCGGAGAACAGATTGCGTCTATGGGATTTGATGGTGTGATCACGGAAGGTGCGAAACATATACTTGGATGGAAGAGTCCGAACTTTGTTTATTGTAATGCCATAAATCCACGATTAAAAGTACTAATGAGAAATTATAAACTTAGTGATGATCTTCGTTTTAAGTTCTCAAATAAAGAGTGGAGTGAATATCCATTGACTGCGGAGAAATATTTGTCGTGGATTGAAGATGGAGATGAAAACGAAGAGATTTATAACCTTTGTTTTGATTATGATTCGATAGGAAAGCATAACGCGAAGGAGAGTGGTATTTATGATTTCATAAATCGTTTCGTCGAGTTGGTCGTAGAGAATCAGTCGACCTCTTTTGTGACACCAACAGAGATCTTAAAACAGTTACAGACTGTTTCAGCAGTTCATGTTCCTTATCCTATTTCATGGACAGATGAAGAGAGAGACTTGTCGTCATGGTTAGGGAATGATTTACAGAAAGAGGCATTCAATAAATTATATGCTATTTCTGCACTTATTAAAAAATGTCAGGATACAGATGTGTTACATATATGGAATGCATTACAGTCGTCAGATCATTTGAGCTTTATGAGTACCAAATGGTTTTCAGATGGTCAGGTTGAATGGAATGATAATCCATATGAATCGCCTTATGATGCATTCATTAATTATATGAATGTATTAAATGATTTCAAGATTCAATTGGAGAGAGATTGTCCAACGAAACAGTTAGAAGATGGTATTGGACAGCTTAAGAGGATGATTGAGGAGAAATGTGATTAA
- a CDS encoding glycosyltransferase family 4 protein, protein MKVLMFGWEFPPHISGGLGTASYGLTKGLANFDDVDVTFVVPKAYGDEDTTKVDKIIGAGDISVARRDITFEDVQKKIDFYEVESNLIPYVGEEEFYKLTQKKVKAQTKLVETNEEGCLTFSGKYGVDLIQEIYRYSLVARVIAQDNDFDIIHAHDWLAYPAGIEAKRVSGKPLVIHVHATDFDRSGGSVNPKVYAIEREGMEVADRIITVSNLTRKIVIEKYGIDPNKVETVYNAVEPIKKKALSINKGVDEKIVTFLGRITMQKGPEYFIEAAHKVLEKTDNVRFVMAGNGDLMNKMITRAAALGITDKFHFTGFLKGDEVFDMLRISDVYVMPSVSEPFGISPLEAMQADVPVIISKQSGVAEVLQHAIKVDFWDVNALADAIHGILTYPSLSKMFKKHGRVEVDSLEWKHSAAHVRKVYEHTIELVKA, encoded by the coding sequence ATGAAAGTATTAATGTTTGGATGGGAGTTTCCTCCTCATATCAGTGGTGGTTTAGGTACGGCCAGTTACGGTTTAACAAAAGGGTTAGCCAATTTTGATGATGTGGATGTCACTTTTGTCGTGCCAAAGGCATATGGTGATGAAGACACAACAAAAGTGGATAAGATAATTGGTGCTGGGGATATCTCCGTTGCACGTAGAGATATTACGTTTGAAGATGTACAGAAGAAGATCGATTTCTATGAGGTTGAATCTAATTTGATCCCTTATGTTGGAGAAGAGGAGTTTTATAAGTTAACACAGAAGAAGGTTAAGGCTCAAACGAAGCTTGTAGAAACAAATGAAGAGGGATGTCTTACTTTCTCAGGCAAGTATGGTGTGGATCTTATCCAAGAGATATATAGATACTCTTTGGTGGCGAGAGTCATAGCCCAAGATAATGATTTTGATATTATTCATGCACATGATTGGCTTGCATATCCTGCGGGAATTGAAGCGAAACGTGTGTCTGGTAAGCCACTTGTGATTCATGTTCACGCAACGGATTTTGATCGAAGCGGAGGAAGTGTGAATCCCAAGGTTTATGCAATTGAACGTGAGGGAATGGAGGTTGCTGATCGTATTATTACGGTGAGTAATCTAACTCGAAAGATTGTAATTGAGAAATATGGTATTGATCCAAACAAGGTTGAGACAGTTTACAATGCCGTAGAGCCAATTAAGAAGAAAGCACTATCTATAAATAAGGGCGTTGATGAAAAAATAGTTACTTTTTTAGGTCGTATTACCATGCAGAAAGGACCTGAATATTTTATCGAAGCAGCTCATAAAGTTCTTGAGAAAACGGATAATGTTCGATTTGTCATGGCAGGTAATGGGGATCTCATGAATAAGATGATTACTCGTGCTGCCGCATTAGGAATAACGGATAAGTTTCATTTCACTGGTTTCCTGAAAGGAGATGAAGTATTTGATATGCTTCGTATTAGTGATGTTTATGTGATGCCTTCTGTTTCTGAGCCTTTTGGTATCTCTCCACTTGAAGCAATGCAAGCCGATGTTCCTGTAATTATCTCTAAACAATCAGGTGTTGCCGAGGTGTTGCAACATGCGATCAAAGTTGATTTTTGGGATGTCAATGCCCTAGCAGATGCCATACATGGAATTCTTACTTACCCATCTTTATCAAAGATGTTTAAGAAACATGGAAGAGTAGAGGTGGATAGTTTAGAATGGAAGCATTCTGCTGCTCATGTAAGGAAAGTTTATGAACACACCATTGAATTAGTAAAAGCTTAA
- a CDS encoding amylo-alpha-1,6-glucosidase translates to MSYLKFDKYQLVNLEYSLSREILRTNKSGTYSCTTLTGCNTRKYHGLFVCQLDELDGNKHVLLSSLDTTVIQHGEEFNLGIHKYPGGFYEPKGHKYIRDFSIDIIPKTTYRVGGVILTMERLLTENKDQLIVRYTLEEAHSKTTLRFRPFLAFRGAHDLSKENMYAQTKHGNSVNGTNHRLYDQYPELHLQLSKPCDFIEIPDWYKNIEYTKEQERGYDFHEDLFVPGYFEVPIEKGESVYFSCSLTEEEQPKELESIFKKELHKRKRRNSFHSFITNASNQFLVKRKNNVDLVAGYPWYDGIVSQTFISLLGMLSNPDNANTVENILDTQVNKLKHGLFPKYWGVGRYIYNTMDASLYFFVALQELERVTGDSSRVWRKYGKYMEEIIHSFIEGTNHNIRMHDNGLISGGDSSVALTWMDAEVDGIPVTPRNGFAVEVNALWYNALKYTQCLAKLEGNSKLSRELEAILPNTKRSFRSLFWDERKGYLADLVSEDGTQDWSVRPNMLIAVSLDHSPVTREVEKKVLSVVKKELLTPKGIRSLTPRDTRYKGDSKGVQVKRSIAMHQGNAHPWLVAPFIKSYLRIHKRGGISFCKTILSEFDKELSQHCVGSISEVYSGNPPYEPSGAISQAWSVNSLLYAEKAILEVEKKYEVTPV, encoded by the coding sequence ATGAGCTATCTAAAGTTTGATAAGTATCAACTTGTTAATCTAGAGTATTCTCTTTCCCGAGAGATTCTTAGAACTAACAAGTCTGGTACTTACTCTTGCACAACTCTTACAGGGTGTAATACGCGTAAATATCATGGGTTATTTGTATGTCAACTCGATGAGTTGGACGGAAATAAACATGTATTATTGTCTTCATTGGACACTACGGTAATACAACATGGTGAGGAGTTTAATTTGGGAATACATAAATACCCCGGTGGTTTTTATGAGCCCAAAGGACATAAATACATTCGGGACTTCTCGATTGATATTATACCAAAGACAACTTATCGTGTTGGTGGTGTAATCTTAACAATGGAGCGATTGTTAACAGAGAATAAGGATCAACTTATTGTTCGTTACACTTTAGAAGAGGCTCATTCCAAAACGACTTTACGTTTCAGACCTTTTCTTGCCTTTAGAGGTGCACATGATCTATCTAAAGAGAATATGTATGCCCAAACAAAACATGGTAACAGTGTGAATGGAACGAATCATCGATTGTATGATCAATATCCAGAACTTCACCTACAATTATCAAAACCGTGTGACTTTATTGAAATTCCCGATTGGTATAAGAATATTGAATATACAAAAGAGCAAGAGAGAGGATATGATTTTCATGAAGATCTATTTGTTCCTGGGTATTTCGAGGTGCCTATTGAGAAAGGAGAAAGTGTCTATTTTTCTTGTTCGCTAACTGAAGAAGAACAACCGAAAGAGTTAGAATCGATCTTTAAAAAAGAACTTCATAAAAGAAAGAGAAGAAATTCATTTCATTCTTTCATCACCAATGCCTCGAATCAATTCTTAGTAAAAAGGAAAAATAATGTAGATCTAGTAGCAGGATATCCATGGTATGATGGTATCGTTTCTCAGACATTTATTTCATTATTAGGGATGTTAAGTAATCCTGATAATGCAAATACGGTTGAGAATATATTAGATACTCAAGTTAATAAACTGAAGCATGGATTATTTCCTAAATATTGGGGAGTTGGTCGATATATCTACAATACGATGGATGCCTCTCTATACTTCTTTGTGGCATTGCAAGAGTTGGAGAGGGTAACTGGAGACTCAAGTAGAGTTTGGAGGAAATATGGTAAATATATGGAAGAGATTATCCATTCGTTTATCGAAGGAACAAACCATAATATTAGGATGCATGATAATGGTCTTATTTCAGGTGGTGATAGTTCTGTTGCGTTAACTTGGATGGATGCTGAAGTGGACGGTATTCCCGTAACACCTAGAAATGGATTTGCTGTAGAGGTAAATGCCTTATGGTATAATGCGTTAAAATATACACAGTGCTTGGCTAAGCTTGAAGGAAATAGTAAATTGTCAAGAGAATTAGAAGCAATCTTACCCAATACTAAAAGATCTTTTAGATCCTTATTTTGGGATGAAAGGAAAGGCTATTTGGCTGATTTAGTCTCGGAAGATGGAACACAAGATTGGAGCGTACGTCCTAATATGTTGATTGCAGTTTCTTTAGATCATAGTCCTGTGACAAGAGAGGTGGAGAAGAAGGTACTTAGTGTGGTGAAAAAAGAGTTGTTAACCCCTAAAGGTATTCGTTCATTAACTCCACGAGATACTCGATATAAAGGAGACTCCAAAGGAGTGCAGGTAAAAAGATCTATCGCAATGCATCAAGGTAATGCTCATCCATGGTTGGTCGCACCTTTTATTAAATCATATTTAAGAATACATAAGAGAGGTGGGATCTCTTTTTGTAAAACAATATTGAGTGAATTTGATAAAGAGTTGAGTCAACATTGTGTCGGGTCTATATCTGAGGTTTATAGTGGAAATCCACCTTATGAGCCGTCAGGAGCAATTTCTCAAGCATGGTCCGTGAATAGCTTACTCTACGCAGAGAAAGCGATTCTAGAGGTTGAAAAGAAATATGAGGTGACACCTGTTTAA
- a CDS encoding GSCFA domain-containing protein, which translates to MDQFDIFRTPIKPLEVTKKIGYEDKVMLLGSCFTNNIGSRLSQNLFNTLINPLGILYNPSSIMSLLDRIIDKNLLNDSDISWLGNSYGSFEFHSDFNDRSVELSLSKINRAIERAHEYLKSCQHLFITFGTAYIYEHKMTGRVVGNCHKQPEKEFKRFRLSPNDIIMEWANLLKRIWDLNPNLQVTLTVSPIRHLRDGHVENQLSKASLLLAVDRLRQGFSERNIGYFPTYEIMMDDLRDYRFYDKDMVHPSELAIDYIWSLYSNTYFDDSTRQLIKEINKIVKSANHRPNDTTSESHQKFIKKQLDKIEVISKRCPAIDLDEIIHQFRQNLHE; encoded by the coding sequence ATGGATCAGTTTGATATATTTAGAACTCCAATAAAGCCTCTAGAGGTTACAAAAAAGATAGGTTACGAAGATAAGGTGATGCTACTGGGCTCCTGTTTTACAAATAATATAGGGAGCAGGTTGAGCCAGAATTTATTTAATACTTTGATAAATCCTTTAGGCATTCTGTACAATCCAAGTTCCATCATGTCTCTGTTAGATCGAATTATAGATAAGAACTTATTAAATGATTCTGATATATCATGGTTGGGAAACAGTTACGGCTCTTTTGAGTTTCATAGTGATTTTAACGATAGGAGTGTTGAATTATCATTATCTAAGATAAATAGAGCGATTGAAAGAGCACATGAATACTTAAAGAGCTGTCAGCACCTGTTTATTACTTTTGGGACAGCATATATATATGAACATAAGATGACAGGAAGGGTTGTTGGTAACTGTCATAAACAACCAGAGAAAGAATTTAAGCGTTTTCGTCTGTCGCCAAATGATATCATTATGGAGTGGGCTAACTTGTTAAAACGAATTTGGGATTTAAATCCTAATTTACAAGTTACACTTACGGTAAGCCCTATTCGTCATTTGAGGGATGGACATGTAGAGAATCAGTTAAGCAAAGCTTCTCTGTTGTTGGCTGTAGATAGACTGAGGCAGGGTTTTAGTGAACGTAATATTGGGTATTTTCCAACGTATGAAATCATGATGGATGATTTGAGAGATTATCGATTCTATGATAAAGATATGGTCCATCCTTCAGAGTTAGCCATTGATTATATCTGGAGTTTATATTCAAATACCTATTTTGATGATTCAACTCGACAGCTGATCAAGGAAATTAATAAGATAGTAAAATCTGCAAACCATCGACCTAATGACACTACAAGTGAAAGTCATCAGAAGTTCATAAAGAAGCAGTTAGATAAGATTGAAGTTATAAGCAAAAGATGTCCTGCAATCGATTTAGATGAAATTATTCATCAATTTCGTCAAAATTTACATGAATAA
- a CDS encoding alpha/beta hydrolase, which yields MISNLNIETSDIDSSRGQHTCLYKIFSSEVDPTKIFVFIHGLGVHVTSYLDWLERFVNKGYVVYSFDLPGHGRSSGKRGDVGNYYKLYQLISDTISRGKSEYSSLPVVLYGHSLGGNILLSFIQNSNISSVSCCVVTAPWVRLDGNMYGAIFRFCRWLYSKRLSLIVPRNIWNFKSYNEEDPLVHHKIATRTFYEAQNAGSFFFREDSFGDMNICLVHGAQDMATSALISRELSKVHNNFTFGLFRNTRHHLQNSEEADEIFSYINKWIDGSV from the coding sequence ATGATTTCTAATTTAAACATAGAGACTTCTGATATAGACTCGAGTAGAGGACAACATACTTGTTTATACAAGATATTCTCTAGCGAGGTAGATCCAACGAAGATTTTTGTTTTTATTCATGGTTTAGGTGTGCATGTCACCTCCTATCTTGATTGGTTGGAGCGTTTTGTGAATAAAGGGTATGTTGTATATAGTTTTGATTTGCCTGGTCATGGGCGATCTTCGGGGAAACGTGGGGATGTTGGAAACTATTATAAGCTATACCAATTAATCTCTGATACAATTTCAAGGGGTAAAAGTGAATACTCTTCTCTTCCAGTGGTTTTATATGGACATAGTTTGGGCGGAAATATATTATTATCCTTTATACAGAATAGTAATATATCTTCGGTTAGTTGTTGTGTTGTCACTGCTCCATGGGTCCGATTGGATGGAAATATGTATGGTGCAATATTTAGATTCTGTCGATGGCTCTATTCAAAGCGGCTTTCGTTGATCGTACCACGTAATATATGGAACTTTAAATCATATAATGAAGAAGATCCACTCGTTCACCATAAAATAGCTACCAGGACCTTTTATGAAGCACAAAATGCAGGATCTTTTTTCTTTAGAGAAGATTCTTTTGGAGATATGAATATCTGTTTAGTTCATGGAGCTCAAGATATGGCTACTTCCGCTTTGATAAGTAGAGAGTTGTCGAAAGTTCACAACAATTTTACTTTTGGCTTGTTTCGAAATACACGTCATCATCTTCAAAATTCAGAGGAAGCGGATGAAATATTTTCTTATATAAATAAATGGATAGATGGATCAGTTTGA
- a CDS encoding iron-sulfur cluster assembly protein: MDKRIDEIIENLKEVYDPEIPVNVYDLGMIYSVDVKDDVAYVVMTLTAPNCPAADMILEDVKYSSEKTEGIKEAKVELTFEPAWDKSMMSEEARLELGFM; encoded by the coding sequence ATGGATAAGCGTATTGATGAGATAATTGAAAACCTGAAAGAGGTATATGATCCTGAGATTCCAGTGAATGTGTATGACCTTGGAATGATTTATAGTGTAGATGTGAAGGATGATGTTGCATATGTTGTGATGACATTGACAGCACCAAATTGTCCTGCAGCAGATATGATCTTAGAAGATGTAAAGTACTCATCGGAAAAGACAGAAGGGATTAAGGAGGCGAAAGTAGAGCTAACTTTTGAACCTGCTTGGGATAAGTCTATGATGTCGGAAGAGGCAAGACTTGAGTTAGGATTTATGTAA
- a CDS encoding SufE family protein: protein MKTINEVQDEIIEEFSMFDDWMDKYANLIEMGNELNDIDPKYKVDNFLIKGCQSRVWLYPTFEDGKIHFEGESDAIIVKGLVSLLLKVYEDRTPKEILESELYFIDDIGLTQHLSPTRSNGLLSMVKQMRLYAIAYDRKINS from the coding sequence ATGAAAACAATAAACGAGGTTCAAGACGAAATTATTGAAGAGTTCTCGATGTTTGATGATTGGATGGATAAATATGCTAATCTGATTGAGATGGGTAATGAACTCAATGATATCGATCCGAAATACAAGGTAGATAATTTCTTGATTAAGGGGTGTCAGAGTCGTGTTTGGCTTTATCCCACTTTTGAAGATGGAAAGATTCATTTTGAGGGCGAGAGTGATGCTATTATTGTTAAAGGTTTGGTATCGCTACTTTTGAAGGTGTATGAAGATCGTACTCCAAAAGAGATTCTTGAATCGGAATTATATTTTATTGATGATATAGGTTTGACACAGCATTTGTCTCCTACAAGATCCAATGGCTTATTGTCTATGGTAAAACAGATGAGACTATATGCGATCGCCTATGATAGAAAAATAAATAGCTAA